A genomic segment from Paenibacillus sp. FSL K6-1096 encodes:
- a CDS encoding L-dopachrome tautomerase-related protein — MQVKLPSERFFGKFEAVFLFYGAMPTGVTVSETGRIFICFPKWGDDVKFTVAEIVNGALEPYPSLEANMVNQSNITTSFISVQSVVADGRGTLWVLDTGAPNFSEPIPGGAKLVAVDLNTNSIRSVITFTEEVVLPTTYLNDVRFDFRAGRAGYAYITDSSSRGPGAIIVVDLETGHAWRRLNGAYSTSPDPYFLPKVEGKILINRNPDGSTSPFQLASDGIAISPDGQMLYYCPLSSRDLYSISTEVLRDLNIPDMNLQPYVQYWGEKGASDGMITDAKGNVYAGDYENNSIRKILPNGIMETIAHDPRILWPDTFSIGPDQCLYFIVNQLNRQPRFHYGKDLRQKPYSLLRMNIGELPAPTF, encoded by the coding sequence ATGCAAGTAAAGCTGCCGAGTGAACGTTTTTTCGGTAAGTTTGAAGCGGTTTTTTTATTTTACGGAGCCATGCCTACAGGGGTTACTGTTTCGGAAACCGGGCGTATTTTCATTTGCTTTCCAAAATGGGGGGATGACGTTAAATTTACGGTGGCTGAGATCGTTAACGGCGCATTAGAGCCTTATCCCAGTTTAGAGGCTAACATGGTAAACCAATCGAATATCACAACATCCTTCATCAGTGTCCAAAGTGTTGTTGCGGATGGAAGGGGAACGCTGTGGGTACTGGATACCGGAGCTCCTAATTTCTCAGAGCCCATCCCCGGAGGAGCGAAGTTAGTTGCTGTAGATTTAAATACGAATTCCATAAGAAGCGTAATTACATTTACTGAAGAGGTTGTACTGCCCACGACTTATCTGAATGATGTCCGGTTTGATTTCCGTGCGGGTAGGGCAGGGTATGCGTATATCACAGATTCATCTTCCCGGGGACCCGGAGCGATTATTGTCGTTGATTTAGAGACCGGTCATGCCTGGAGAAGGTTAAATGGAGCATACTCCACTTCACCCGACCCCTATTTCTTACCGAAGGTGGAAGGCAAAATCCTGATCAACCGCAACCCGGACGGGTCCACCTCTCCCTTCCAATTGGCATCCGACGGTATAGCGATCTCCCCGGACGGCCAGATGTTGTATTACTGCCCTCTGTCCAGTCGCGATCTATACTCGATTTCAACTGAAGTCCTAAGAGACCTCAACATACCTGATATGAATTTACAGCCTTATGTGCAGTATTGGGGAGAAAAAGGCGCTTCAGACGGAATGATTACCGATGCGAAAGGGAATGTGTACGCGGGCGACTATGAAAACAATAGTATCCGCAAAATCTTGCCGAACGGAATCATGGAAACCATTGCTCATGACCCGAGAATTCTGTGGCCGGATACGTTCTCTATTGGTCCCGATCAATGCTTGTATTTCATCGTGAACCAATTAAATCGGCAGCCCAGATTTCATTATGGCAAGGACCTGCGGCAGAAGCCTTATAGTTTACTTCGTATGAATATAGGCGAGTTGCCGGCTCCTACCTTTTAG
- a CDS encoding spore gernimation protein GerQ, translating to MNMPTLAPHESMELHEALNFKTLCLAKSKLMQGLVFDQELKALMQKDVLISTQQIAELQAIYARAPFQAPVPNSPTPITH from the coding sequence ATGAATATGCCAACACTAGCGCCACATGAATCGATGGAGCTGCATGAAGCGTTAAACTTCAAAACACTCTGCCTCGCCAAGTCCAAACTAATGCAAGGCTTGGTCTTTGACCAAGAGCTGAAAGCGTTAATGCAGAAGGACGTCCTGATCTCCACGCAACAGATCGCTGAACTCCAGGCCATCTACGCAAGAGCTCCTTTCCAGGCACCTGTACCGAATAGCCCGACACCTATCACTCATTAA
- a CDS encoding spore coat protein, translating into MNTDYLDPINSLNMPEMADMTFAMDFLIRAKEGVRNLSIALTETASPDARALLRNHLMQGIALHQEISELMIRKKWFHPYELNEQYQLDQLSAKNTVMIGQMNLFPGDTSRKGMFDRTPDEHIGGHNA; encoded by the coding sequence ATGAACACCGATTATTTAGACCCGATTAACTCACTAAATATGCCGGAGATGGCAGATATGACATTTGCCATGGACTTCCTTATTCGTGCCAAGGAAGGTGTGCGAAATTTGTCCATCGCGCTGACGGAGACGGCTTCTCCCGATGCCAGAGCGCTGCTGCGCAATCACCTTATGCAGGGAATTGCCCTGCACCAGGAAATCTCGGAGCTGATGATCCGCAAAAAGTGGTTCCATCCTTATGAGCTCAACGAACAGTACCAGCTCGACCAGCTATCAGCGAAAAACACGGTGATGATCGGGCAAATGAATTTGTTCCCGGGTGACACGTCGCGTAAAGGGATGTTCGACCGGACCCCAGATGAACACATTGGAGGACACAACGCATGA
- a CDS encoding zinc-dependent alcohol dehydrogenase: protein MKAVTYQGIKNVVVKEVPDPKIEKPDDMIVRITSSAICGSDLHLIHGMIPNLQENYVIGHEPMGIVEEVGPEVTKVKKGDRVIIPFNIACGECFFCKNHLESQCDNSNEHGDMGAYFGYSGTTGGYPGGQAEYLRVPYANFTHFKIPEDCEHPDEKLSLIADAMTTAFWSVDNAGVKNGDTVIVLGCGPVGLLAQKFCWLKGAKRVIAVDYVDYRLQHAKRTNNVEIVNFEQDKNIGNTLKEMTKGGADVVIDAVGMDGKMSDLEFLASGMKLQGGTMSALVIASQAVRKGGTIQITGVYGGRYNGFPLGDIMQRNVNIRSGQAPVIHYMPYMYELVTSGKVDPGDIITHVIPLSEAKRGYEVFDTKTDDCIKVILKP, encoded by the coding sequence ATGAAGGCAGTAACGTACCAAGGGATTAAGAATGTAGTGGTCAAAGAGGTGCCGGACCCCAAGATAGAGAAGCCGGACGATATGATCGTAAGAATCACAAGCTCCGCCATATGCGGCTCGGACCTCCACCTGATTCACGGGATGATCCCTAACCTTCAGGAGAACTATGTTATCGGGCATGAACCCATGGGGATTGTAGAAGAAGTAGGCCCCGAAGTGACCAAGGTTAAAAAAGGCGACAGGGTGATCATCCCGTTCAACATCGCTTGCGGAGAATGCTTCTTTTGTAAGAATCATCTGGAGAGCCAATGCGACAATTCTAACGAACACGGAGATATGGGTGCATATTTCGGCTACTCCGGAACCACCGGCGGGTATCCTGGCGGGCAAGCCGAGTATCTACGGGTTCCGTATGCCAACTTTACGCACTTCAAGATTCCCGAAGACTGCGAGCATCCGGACGAAAAGCTAAGCTTAATTGCCGATGCCATGACGACCGCATTCTGGAGCGTAGACAACGCCGGCGTCAAGAATGGAGATACGGTTATCGTGCTTGGCTGTGGTCCGGTCGGACTGCTGGCCCAGAAATTCTGCTGGCTGAAGGGAGCCAAGCGGGTCATCGCCGTTGACTATGTGGATTACCGCTTACAGCATGCGAAGCGGACCAACAATGTGGAAATTGTAAACTTTGAACAGGACAAGAACATTGGCAACACACTCAAGGAAATGACCAAAGGCGGAGCCGATGTCGTGATTGATGCGGTAGGAATGGACGGCAAGATGAGTGATCTTGAATTTCTGGCCAGCGGGATGAAGCTGCAGGGCGGCACCATGAGCGCATTGGTCATTGCATCGCAGGCTGTCCGCAAAGGCGGGACCATTCAAATCACCGGGGTATACGGAGGACGCTATAACGGATTCCCTCTCGGCGACATCATGCAGCGCAACGTGAATATCCGCTCCGGACAAGCCCCGGTCATCCACTACATGCCGTATATGTACGAGCTTGTCACATCCGGCAAAGTGGACCCTGGAGACATTATTACTCACGTCATTCCGCTCAGCGAGGCCAAGCGGGGTTATGAAGTGTTCGATACCAAAACGGATGATTGCATCAAAGTCATCTTAAAGCCTTGA
- a CDS encoding spore coat protein → MNPIVEHMTGMNTLTDEVIAMDLLINAKSGVRSYAMAVTECATPEIREILMKQLSEAINSHEKITDYMMQRGLYHPYHVQEQIQLDLRNIQTAMNIPS, encoded by the coding sequence ATGAACCCAATAGTAGAACACATGACTGGTATGAATACGCTGACCGATGAGGTAATTGCAATGGACCTGTTGATCAACGCCAAGAGCGGTGTCAGAAGCTACGCCATGGCTGTGACGGAATGTGCCACCCCCGAAATCAGGGAAATCCTGATGAAACAACTAAGCGAAGCTATTAATTCCCACGAAAAGATAACAGACTACATGATGCAGCGGGGCCTATATCACCCCTACCATGTTCAGGAGCAAATTCAGCTGGATCTGAGAAATATTCAGACCGCGATGAATATTCCGTCCTGA
- a CDS encoding ABC transporter permease: METVKKHFFSDMGVMLGRSMRHIFRSMDTIVTVCITPIAMLLLFVYVFGGAIHTGTDNYVNYLLPGILLIAIASGVAYTAYRLFLDKQRGIIERFHTMPISRSTVLWGHVLTSVVSNVISLAVIIIVALLMGFRSSAGVLPWLAVAGILVLFTLALTWIAAIAGLSAKSVEGASAFSYPLIFLPFISSAFVPTDSMPKAVRAFADNQPVTSIVEAIRALLSGQPVGNDIWIALAWCVGIMIVAYIFAMKAYKRQG, translated from the coding sequence ATGGAAACGGTAAAGAAACATTTTTTCAGCGATATGGGGGTTATGCTCGGACGTTCGATGCGCCATATTTTCCGCAGCATGGATACCATCGTTACGGTCTGCATCACTCCGATTGCGATGCTGCTGCTGTTCGTCTATGTGTTCGGCGGCGCCATCCACACCGGTACGGATAACTATGTGAACTATCTGCTGCCTGGTATCCTGCTGATTGCGATTGCAAGCGGAGTGGCCTATACAGCTTACCGGTTGTTCCTGGATAAGCAACGGGGGATTATTGAGCGGTTCCATACCATGCCGATTTCGCGTTCCACCGTACTGTGGGGGCATGTGTTGACCTCGGTGGTATCTAACGTCATTTCTCTTGCCGTCATCATCATCGTAGCGCTTCTTATGGGCTTCCGCTCGTCAGCTGGCGTTCTGCCCTGGCTTGCCGTAGCCGGTATACTCGTGCTGTTCACACTTGCCCTAACCTGGATCGCGGCGATTGCCGGACTGTCCGCCAAATCGGTGGAAGGGGCAAGCGCGTTCTCCTATCCGCTAATCTTCCTGCCGTTTATCAGCTCGGCCTTTGTACCGACCGATTCGATGCCGAAGGCCGTTCGTGCTTTTGCCGATAACCAGCCGGTAACCTCGATCGTGGAAGCCATCCGCGCATTGCTGTCGGGTCAGCCGGTGGGCAATGATATCTGGATCGCGCTTGCGTGGTGCGTTGGAATTATGATTGTGGCTTATATTTTCGCAATGAAGGCGTATAAAAGGCAGGGGTGA
- a CDS encoding ATP-binding cassette domain-containing protein produces MKTVQTKSIQVKGLQKTYKQLHVLKGVDFEVEQGSIFALLGSNGAGKTTTVKILTTLLKPDSGSVTVNGFDVTSKPDHVRQSISLTGQFAAVDEVLTGRENLIMLAKLRHLQNPRKIADDMLKRFGLTDAADRKAATYSGGMRRRLDIALSLVGQPQIIFLDEPTTGLDPEARIEVWKIVKELAEGGTTVFLTTQYLEEAEQLADQIAILHEGKIIASGTLQELKKLFPSAKVEYVEKQPTLEEIFLAIIGNKEAM; encoded by the coding sequence ATGAAAACTGTGCAAACCAAGTCCATTCAAGTAAAAGGACTGCAAAAAACCTACAAGCAGCTTCATGTCCTAAAGGGCGTAGATTTCGAGGTGGAACAGGGCAGTATCTTCGCTCTTCTTGGCTCGAACGGAGCAGGCAAGACAACCACTGTCAAAATCCTTACCACGCTGCTCAAGCCGGACAGCGGCAGTGTTACGGTTAACGGCTTCGATGTTACATCCAAGCCGGACCATGTGCGGCAGTCGATCAGTCTGACCGGGCAATTCGCTGCGGTGGATGAGGTTCTGACTGGCCGGGAAAATCTGATCATGCTTGCCAAGCTGCGTCATCTCCAAAATCCGCGTAAGATTGCGGATGATATGCTTAAGCGCTTCGGCTTGACGGATGCAGCAGACCGGAAGGCAGCTACGTACTCGGGCGGTATGCGCCGCAGACTCGACATCGCCTTGAGCCTGGTGGGGCAACCGCAGATTATTTTTCTTGACGAGCCGACTACCGGACTTGACCCGGAGGCCCGTATTGAGGTCTGGAAAATTGTCAAGGAGCTGGCGGAAGGCGGCACAACGGTATTCCTGACCACGCAATATTTAGAGGAAGCTGAGCAGCTTGCCGACCAAATTGCCATCCTGCACGAGGGCAAGATTATCGCCAGCGGCACGCTCCAGGAGCTTAAGAAGCTGTTCCCATCGGCAAAGGTGGAGTATGTTGAGAAACAGCCAACACTAGAAGAAATATTCCTCGCCATCATCGGCAACAAGGAGGCAATGTAA
- a CDS encoding TetR/AcrR family transcriptional regulator encodes MARNKYPEETINQILTVAHNLFMQKGYEQTSIQDIINELGGLTKGAIYHHFKSKEEILQAVTDHLFKDVDEMLSGVRDDKRLNGLEKLRKISRVSLDNPAQNDLATAAPNLLRNPKLLAAQIENIIEKAVPVYIQPIIEEGVRDGSIQTDYPRELSEALMVLTNIWLSPAVIPATPETLLRKLRLFDEMLKGLGLDLFEEQMIQRFEELLRLSAREDRIEK; translated from the coding sequence ATGGCAAGAAATAAATACCCTGAAGAAACAATCAACCAAATCCTAACTGTGGCTCATAACTTGTTCATGCAAAAAGGGTATGAGCAGACCTCTATTCAGGATATCATCAACGAGCTGGGCGGGCTCACTAAAGGGGCAATATACCATCACTTCAAGTCGAAAGAGGAGATCTTGCAGGCTGTCACTGACCATTTGTTCAAAGATGTTGACGAGATGCTGTCCGGTGTCCGGGACGACAAGAGGCTGAACGGCCTGGAGAAGCTCCGCAAGATTTCCCGCGTCTCGCTCGACAATCCCGCCCAGAATGACTTGGCCACAGCAGCGCCGAACCTTCTGCGCAATCCGAAGCTGCTGGCGGCACAGATTGAGAATATTATTGAAAAAGCCGTACCCGTATATATCCAGCCCATTATCGAAGAGGGTGTCCGGGACGGCTCCATTCAAACCGACTATCCAAGGGAGCTGAGCGAGGCGTTGATGGTTCTCACCAACATTTGGCTGAGCCCGGCGGTCATCCCAGCTACGCCCGAGACATTGCTGCGCAAGTTAAGGCTTTTTGATGAAATGCTGAAAGGGCTGGGGCTTGACCTGTTCGAGGAGCAAATGATTCAACGATTCGAGGAGCTGCTTCGTTTGTCAGCCAGGGAAGACAGGATAGAAAAATAA
- the csaA gene encoding chaperone CsaA — MATIDDFAALDIRVGTVMEAEFFAEAKIPAIKLKIDFGPEIGMKASSAQITKRYKAEEIVGKQIIAIVNFPPRRIAGFKSEVLVLGGVPEKGDVILLKPDTELPNGTPIA; from the coding sequence TTGGCAACGATCGATGATTTCGCAGCACTGGATATTCGTGTCGGAACGGTTATGGAGGCGGAGTTTTTTGCGGAAGCAAAGATTCCGGCGATCAAGCTCAAGATTGATTTTGGACCCGAGATCGGGATGAAAGCCTCAAGTGCACAAATAACGAAGCGTTACAAGGCTGAGGAAATTGTAGGGAAGCAAATTATAGCCATCGTCAACTTTCCTCCCCGGCGCATTGCGGGCTTCAAGTCGGAGGTACTGGTCTTGGGAGGAGTCCCGGAAAAAGGAGATGTTATTCTGTTGAAGCCGGATACTGAACTCCCTAATGGTACTCCTATTGCGTAA
- a CDS encoding NUDIX hydrolase yields the protein MAFPTHIVSAGGIVEDGKGNILLVKAHDDGWVYPGGITEIGENLMDGVIREIKEESGIDATVSHLINVISNTAVHKWYDGVTDVPTKVMFVFCVQSCGWRVSNF from the coding sequence ATGGCATTTCCAACGCATATTGTGTCGGCAGGTGGAATTGTTGAGGATGGGAAGGGGAATATCCTATTGGTAAAAGCCCATGATGATGGCTGGGTGTATCCTGGCGGGATAACTGAAATTGGAGAGAACCTTATGGATGGCGTGATACGTGAAATCAAAGAGGAAAGTGGAATAGACGCCACTGTCAGCCATTTAATCAATGTTATCTCAAATACAGCAGTTCATAAGTGGTATGATGGAGTAACTGATGTTCCAACGAAGGTAATGTTTGTATTTTGTGTGCAAAGCTGTGGGTGGAGAGTTAGCAACTTCTAA
- a CDS encoding alpha/beta hydrolase: MNEQFIRIDGIELCTDSFGEQDKPAVLLIMGAQSSMIWWEEEFCQRLAEEGRFVIRYDNRDVGRSTTCTPGQPDYTFEDMADDAIRVLDAYKVAQAHIVGMSMGGMLTQMIALRHPERVLTITLLSTSNFAPQLPPMEEKVMEFFSNMEAVDWTNEQSVVRYAVDRSKILVGSKHRFDENKVSLLAKQEFTRSTNPASMTNHALLSGGESYLVRTGEIGVPALIIHGTEDPIIPFVHGTNLANEIPGSKLLALEGTGHELHYDDWDIVMDSLAKHTSIQK; this comes from the coding sequence ATGAACGAACAATTCATCAGGATAGATGGAATTGAATTATGTACGGACAGCTTTGGAGAGCAGGATAAGCCGGCCGTTTTATTGATTATGGGGGCTCAATCCTCAATGATTTGGTGGGAAGAGGAATTCTGTCAGCGCCTGGCGGAGGAAGGCCGTTTTGTCATTCGTTACGATAACCGGGATGTTGGGCGTTCAACAACCTGTACACCGGGTCAACCGGATTATACGTTTGAAGATATGGCGGATGATGCCATTAGAGTATTGGATGCCTATAAGGTTGCGCAAGCGCATATCGTCGGCATGTCCATGGGCGGTATGTTGACTCAAATGATAGCGCTGAGGCATCCGGAGAGAGTGCTAACGATTACCCTGCTGTCCACGTCCAATTTTGCCCCGCAGCTCCCTCCGATGGAGGAGAAGGTTATGGAGTTTTTCTCGAATATGGAGGCCGTTGACTGGACAAACGAACAATCGGTAGTCAGGTATGCGGTGGACAGATCCAAAATTCTCGTAGGCTCGAAACATCGCTTCGACGAGAATAAGGTTAGCTTATTGGCTAAACAAGAATTTACAAGGAGTACAAACCCGGCTAGTATGACTAATCACGCCTTGCTGTCTGGCGGTGAATCCTATCTGGTCAGAACGGGGGAAATCGGTGTGCCCGCTTTGATTATACATGGAACAGAGGACCCTATTATCCCTTTTGTACATGGAACCAACCTGGCTAACGAAATTCCGGGTTCCAAGCTACTGGCATTGGAGGGGACCGGACATGAGCTTCATTACGATGACTGGGACATTGTAATGGATTCGCTAGCGAAGCACACTTCAATACAAAAATAA
- a CDS encoding amidohydrolase family protein, with product MEHKTERKLLNFIGFVMLSVILFGIVLVLMISSDERWYAYLILAACAGSLIMLRRTKFWYGWRVPLYWILALVIAWGGLFAGQPPVEIQPYTAVNLEQPSASYKLLLNNVTVVDTRTGNLTSNVSLLSAGGKITEIAPAGSIKADKDTKVVDATGKYAVPGYLDMHMHMIGEEHTSDAMSLLLANGVTGFRQMSGSPELLKEWRSGAFTSSTDQPALLSMPGDVLTPMNAPTPKVAVDYVRQQQKEGADFIKIGGVLPDVFNAVLAEGKKLNIPVVGHVLPDMDLRMAAENGIRSVEHFGINHGALISASTDEKSLRAKATAVPSITANPIFVQLMKIKGLQNFVNTQVMNAAIKTSGGEKDPAQLQQLIDTYSAEKAIQLADLFVDNNTWQTPTLIRIHAGLFANGSESISQELYDLYLQLVRTYDSEGVKMLAGTDGGGGDIWRDAGNSIHQEFDELEKADISPLHVLQMTTLNGAEFLGRLDDMGTVEAGKNADLVLLDANPIESVQNLHKIHAVVRAGAYHDKTGLDAIKEDMSAE from the coding sequence ATGGAGCACAAAACAGAACGCAAGCTTCTAAATTTTATTGGATTTGTGATGTTATCAGTGATTCTTTTCGGAATCGTTCTGGTGTTAATGATCAGCAGTGATGAACGCTGGTATGCGTATCTGATTCTGGCTGCTTGCGCCGGCTCGCTTATTATGCTGAGAAGAACAAAATTCTGGTATGGCTGGCGAGTCCCGCTGTATTGGATCTTAGCGCTGGTCATCGCATGGGGCGGTCTGTTTGCCGGCCAGCCTCCGGTGGAGATTCAACCTTACACCGCTGTGAACCTGGAACAGCCCAGTGCTTCTTATAAGCTTTTGCTGAACAATGTAACGGTTGTGGATACGCGCACGGGTAATTTAACTTCTAACGTGAGCCTTCTGTCTGCCGGGGGGAAGATCACAGAGATTGCTCCGGCTGGAAGCATCAAAGCGGACAAGGACACGAAGGTTGTGGATGCTACCGGAAAGTATGCGGTTCCCGGGTACCTGGACATGCATATGCATATGATCGGGGAGGAGCACACCTCAGATGCGATGAGTCTGTTGCTGGCAAATGGCGTGACCGGATTCAGACAGATGAGCGGTTCACCAGAGCTTCTGAAGGAATGGAGATCCGGCGCTTTTACCAGTTCTACGGATCAACCGGCACTGCTCTCGATGCCTGGTGATGTCCTAACGCCGATGAATGCACCCACGCCTAAGGTTGCCGTGGATTATGTCCGCCAGCAGCAAAAGGAAGGGGCGGACTTTATTAAAATAGGGGGCGTTCTGCCGGATGTATTTAATGCCGTTCTGGCGGAGGGGAAGAAACTAAATATTCCGGTTGTCGGACATGTGCTCCCTGACATGGACTTAAGAATGGCGGCGGAAAATGGAATCCGCAGCGTCGAACACTTTGGAATTAACCACGGGGCCCTGATCTCTGCCTCAACTGACGAGAAGAGCTTAAGAGCAAAGGCAACCGCGGTTCCTTCAATTACGGCAAATCCAATCTTCGTTCAACTCATGAAGATCAAGGGGCTTCAAAATTTTGTGAACACACAAGTTATGAATGCGGCCATTAAAACCTCAGGAGGGGAAAAGGATCCGGCACAACTACAACAATTAATTGATACTTATAGTGCAGAAAAGGCAATCCAGCTTGCAGATCTATTTGTTGACAACAACACATGGCAAACCCCAACTCTAATCCGTATACATGCCGGTCTCTTTGCTAATGGGAGTGAGTCCATTTCGCAGGAGCTCTACGATCTTTATTTGCAACTGGTAAGGACCTACGATTCGGAAGGCGTTAAGATGCTGGCTGGTACAGATGGCGGCGGCGGAGATATTTGGCGTGATGCCGGTAACTCTATACATCAGGAATTTGACGAGCTTGAGAAAGCGGATATTTCACCTCTTCATGTTCTCCAGATGACTACCCTTAACGGGGCTGAGTTCCTGGGACGTTTGGATGATATGGGCACTGTAGAAGCAGGTAAGAATGCTGATCTTGTACTCCTGGATGCAAATCCTATAGAGAGTGTACAAAATCTTCATAAGATTCATGCTGTTGTACGTGCCGGTGCCTATCACGATAAGACCGGACTAGATGCCATTAAGGAAGACATGAGCGCTGAATAA
- a CDS encoding TetR/AcrR family transcriptional regulator encodes MYRIGKDKRKIKSAQLVCIGMEQLMTIRDYNDISVTQIINASGVGRATFYRLFDDKSDVVLYQMESVFDELIQRLGARTDPNVVIKSLFELWLSQKELFLSLLKANLYGEFQTRLSFVVGEKLKFIKESVGLDDRNWEYFIHIRAAMLFAALRVAITQFNEDSPLDISNTLNDLFGKQPTIFKSN; translated from the coding sequence ATGTATCGCATTGGCAAGGATAAGCGGAAAATAAAGTCTGCCCAGCTCGTCTGCATAGGCATGGAACAATTGATGACAATCCGGGATTATAACGACATCTCTGTCACGCAGATAATCAACGCATCCGGCGTCGGAAGAGCTACCTTTTATCGTTTATTTGATGATAAATCGGATGTTGTATTGTACCAGATGGAATCGGTATTCGATGAATTAATCCAACGCCTGGGGGCCCGTACCGATCCCAATGTGGTAATCAAATCTCTATTTGAACTTTGGCTTTCCCAAAAAGAGCTATTTTTATCACTGCTCAAAGCAAATCTCTATGGGGAGTTTCAAACACGGCTTTCCTTTGTAGTCGGGGAAAAACTGAAGTTCATTAAAGAAAGCGTTGGTCTGGATGACAGGAACTGGGAGTATTTTATACACATCCGCGCAGCCATGCTCTTCGCTGCGTTGCGGGTAGCGATTACTCAGTTTAACGAGGATAGTCCGCTGGATATCTCCAATACGCTGAACGACCTTTTCGGCAAACAGCCAACAATATTTAAATCAAATTAG
- a CDS encoding transglutaminase family protein: MKETGLLNYSHPSIQQLIHGRRWDAMSRKDQILGIYNYVRDEIRFGYNRADDIPASEVLQDGYGQCNTKGVLFMALLRAVGVPCRMHGFAIDKKLQKGAMKGWYYQLSPREIIHSWVEVLYEDKWLNIEGFILDVPYLTKLQQKFEQCTGSFCGYGVATDNFQKPDIYWNENDTYVQKEGIVQDFGIYDSPDAFFAAHPQGLSPFKKIIFSRVVRHLMNRNVDHIRQGRMK; this comes from the coding sequence TTGAAGGAAACCGGATTGCTGAACTATTCTCACCCGTCGATCCAGCAACTTATTCATGGCCGCCGGTGGGATGCGATGTCCAGAAAGGACCAGATTCTCGGCATCTATAACTACGTTCGTGACGAAATCCGGTTCGGCTACAACCGGGCGGATGATATTCCGGCCTCGGAAGTCTTACAGGATGGCTATGGCCAGTGTAATACAAAAGGTGTGCTGTTTATGGCGCTCCTAAGAGCTGTGGGCGTGCCATGCCGGATGCATGGATTTGCCATTGATAAGAAGCTGCAGAAAGGGGCCATGAAAGGATGGTATTACCAGCTGTCCCCCCGGGAGATCATTCATAGCTGGGTTGAAGTGCTGTATGAAGATAAGTGGTTGAATATTGAGGGATTTATACTGGATGTTCCCTATTTGACCAAGCTTCAGCAGAAATTTGAACAGTGTACGGGTTCATTTTGCGGGTATGGCGTTGCCACGGATAATTTTCAAAAGCCGGATATCTATTGGAACGAAAATGATACCTACGTCCAAAAAGAAGGCATCGTTCAGGATTTCGGAATTTATGACAGCCCCGATGCCTTCTTCGCGGCTCATCCGCAAGGGCTCAGCCCGTTCAAGAAAATAATCTTTAGCCGGGTGGTCCGGCATCTGATGAACCGGAACGTTGATCACATCAGGCAGGGTAGGATGAAATAG
- a CDS encoding AraC family transcriptional regulator, translated as MMNLYGAEHHLMVVSDSIDAEDHRHSFLQVTISLTGEFDIEVAGQGLSCPGIIINSNVVHRLKEAGHPLMLLLIDSTSEMAASFKRVLVGEQYYVFPQGMMKSIREFVQQEYAGVKDADSYRSFLGQLMRLLGVEQVNTAIVDPRIREFIQLIKDCTDSEHSVSQYAGQLGLSNSRLSHLFKENTGIALSGYMVLHKLQKATYFIFEGLSITDAAMAAGFDSPSHLAATSKQLLGMTAKDIRKDSVFLKVSCLH; from the coding sequence ATGATGAATTTATATGGAGCGGAGCATCATTTGATGGTGGTGTCGGATTCGATTGATGCGGAAGACCACCGGCATTCTTTTTTACAGGTGACGATCTCATTAACGGGCGAATTTGACATTGAGGTGGCTGGGCAAGGTTTGAGTTGTCCAGGGATCATTATCAATTCGAACGTCGTTCATCGGTTAAAAGAGGCGGGACATCCGTTGATGCTCCTTCTGATCGACAGCACCTCTGAGATGGCTGCGAGCTTTAAGCGGGTTCTGGTGGGGGAGCAGTACTATGTGTTTCCGCAAGGAATGATGAAGAGCATTCGCGAATTTGTGCAACAAGAGTATGCTGGCGTTAAGGACGCGGACAGCTATCGTTCTTTTCTGGGACAGCTTATGAGGCTATTGGGCGTAGAGCAGGTGAATACCGCCATTGTTGATCCGAGAATAAGAGAATTTATTCAGCTGATCAAAGATTGCACGGACTCCGAACACTCCGTCAGTCAATACGCCGGGCAGTTAGGCTTGTCCAACAGCAGATTGTCGCATCTCTTCAAAGAAAATACAGGCATTGCCCTTAGCGGGTACATGGTGCTGCATAAGCTGCAGAAGGCAACCTATTTCATTTTTGAGGGGCTTAGCATTACGGATGCGGCGATGGCCGCCGGCTTTGACAGTCCGTCCCACTTAGCTGCCACCAGCAAGCAGTTGCTGGGCATGACGGCGAAGGATATCCGCAAAGATAGCGTCTTTTTAAAAGTTTCCTGTCTGCATTAA